The Streptomyces sp. B3I8 nucleotide sequence CCGGGTGTCCCCCGAACGTCCGCGCGAACGCCTCCACACCGTACGTGGACGGCAGCAGGTCGCGCGCGAGGCGGACCACTTCCGGCAGCCGGCCGGCCGGGAGCACGCCGAGAAGGAGCGCCCCCGACATGCCGAGCTGCCCGAGCAGGGTGGCGAGTTCGGGGCGCGGGGCGAGCAGCCCCAGGGCGGCGCCGAGCCCGGACAGCGCGGCCCCTGACAGCGGGATCACCGCGGCCAGGATCCACAGGTGGCCGAGCGGCAGGCCGAACAGCAGGCAGCCGGAGACGGCGGTGACCACCGTGCCCGGCACCGTGAAGGAGGCGTACGCGCCCGCCGCGCCCAGCACCACGGCGGCGGGCGGCACCGGAAGGGTGGCGTAGTGGTCGAGGCCGCCGTCGGCCCGCAGCCGCCCGAAGTACTGGGCCAGCAGGTTGAGCGCCACGAAGGCGACGACGAGGACCGAGGACCCGGCGACCACCGCGCGTGCCCCGGCGTCGTCGTCCACGACCCCGCGCATGAGGATCATGATGCCGATCGACTGGAACGTCGCCACGAACAGCAGCGGGATGCGGGCGACCCGGGCGCGGGAGAGCTGCGCCCTGTACACGGCGGCGAGCGCGGGCCACAGGCGGGCCCGCGGCCCGAGGACGGCCGCCTCCGTGGCCGTGTCCGGGACGGCGTCCGGGTCGGTGTCCGACGCCGCCCGGGGGACGGCGGGCAGGGTCCCGGCGGGTACGGCACTCACGACGCGCTGCTCCTTCTCGCTCGGGCGGTCGTTCCGTACGGACCGTGCGGAACGACCGCCGGACCGTATCCGTAGGGACCGTACGGATGCGGCGTCTTCCGTGCTCGCCGCCGCACCGGCCCGCCTCACGCCTTCACCAGTCCCTTGGTGTCCCCGCCGAGGGCGAGGTAGACGTCCTCCAGGCTGGGCGTGGCGAGGGTGAAGTCGTCCAGGGCGGCGAAGGCGGCGCCGCCGGTGACCGTGGCGACGACGGCCCGGGCCTCCTCGGGGGCGAGCCGCAGCGTCCAGCGGCGCCCGGACTCGGCGACTCTGTCGTGCAGGGCGGCGACCTCGGGCACGTCCAGCGGCGGGCGGTCGCGCCAGACGAGGTCCACGCGGACCTCGCCGGCCACCTCGGCCTTGAGCCCGGCGGGAGTGTCGCAGGCGACGACGCGGCCGCGGTGCAGGACGGCGACCCGGTCGAGCACGGTCTCCGCCTCGAGGACGTTGTGGGTGACCAGAAGCACGGTGGTGCCGCGTTCCGCGCGGCGCCGGTCGACGGCGGCCCACACGGCGCGCCGGGCGACCGGGTCCATGCCGGTGGTGGGCTCGTCCAGCACCAGCAGCGGCCGCTCGCCGACCAGGGCGGCGGCGAAGCAGGCGAGGCGGCGCTGGCCGCCGGACAGCTTGTTCAGGGGGCGGGCGGCCAGCGGGACGAGCCCGAGTTCCTCCAGGACGGCGTCCCGTTCCGCGCGGGCCCGGCGCAGGTCGAGTCCGCGCAGCCGGCCGGTCGTCTCGACGGCGAGCGAGACGGTCAGTTCGTCCAGCGCGGTGGACTCCTGGCCGAGGTAGGCGAGGATGCGGGAGGCGCGCTCGGGGTGGCGCACGAGGTCGTGGCCGAGGATCTCGACGCTGCCGCGGTCGGGGCGCATGAGGCCGGTGAGCTGGCGGACGAGGGTGGACTTGCCGGCGCCGTTGGGGCCGAGCAGGCCGAAGATCTCGCCGCGGCGGACGTCGAGGCGGACATCGTCGGTGGCGCGGATCTCGGGGGTGGCGGCGGTACCGCGGCGGGCGCGGAGCGCGGGGTAGACCTTGGTCAGCCCGCGTACGCGTACGACGTCGCCCTGTTGCCAGGTCGACGGTGCGGTGCGCGTATTCACAAAGGACGAGACTACGGGGTATCGCCGACAAACCCTCGTCCGGGTGGGCCCGGAGGGGGTTCTCGCCCCCGCCGCCCTCACCCTTCCCCTCCTCGGAGGGCTCCGTCCTTCGGACCCCGGGGTTCGTCGTCGGCCGACCGCCGGTGGGGGCCGGCCGCGCCCGCGCGGCGGGGTAGCCGCGGATCGACACGGCCCCGCGCCCCTGTGTGAGGCGCCCGGCCCCTGCGAGGCGCTTACTCCCCCGCCGGGACTCGTTCCGTTGCTGTTCTGGCGTCGATCTCGCGCCAGAAGCCCGCTCGGATCGCGTAGCGGTCCTGCTCGTCGATCTGGTCGTCCTTGTGGGCGAGCAGGCCGAAGCGTGCCGCGTAGCGCAGCAGTTCGCCGTCGATGCGGTGGGGCACCCGGGGGTAC carries:
- a CDS encoding ABC transporter permease, which produces MSAVPAGTLPAVPRAASDTDPDAVPDTATEAAVLGPRARLWPALAAVYRAQLSRARVARIPLLFVATFQSIGIMILMRGVVDDDAGARAVVAGSSVLVVAFVALNLLAQYFGRLRADGGLDHYATLPVPPAAVVLGAAGAYASFTVPGTVVTAVSGCLLFGLPLGHLWILAAVIPLSGAALSGLGAALGLLAPRPELATLLGQLGMSGALLLGVLPAGRLPEVVRLARDLLPSTYGVEAFARTFGGHPDWTHVLGDLAVCAGVGLASLAVATWAYRRAAVR
- a CDS encoding ABC transporter ATP-binding protein produces the protein MNTRTAPSTWQQGDVVRVRGLTKVYPALRARRGTAATPEIRATDDVRLDVRRGEIFGLLGPNGAGKSTLVRQLTGLMRPDRGSVEILGHDLVRHPERASRILAYLGQESTALDELTVSLAVETTGRLRGLDLRRARAERDAVLEELGLVPLAARPLNKLSGGQRRLACFAAALVGERPLLVLDEPTTGMDPVARRAVWAAVDRRRAERGTTVLLVTHNVLEAETVLDRVAVLHRGRVVACDTPAGLKAEVAGEVRVDLVWRDRPPLDVPEVAALHDRVAESGRRWTLRLAPEEARAVVATVTGGAAFAALDDFTLATPSLEDVYLALGGDTKGLVKA